The stretch of DNA TTCCTGTTCAAAATCATCAAATGTGTATTTATCTGATCGTTTTTCACTTTGAAGCCTTTTAAAAACATCCACATAATCCTCTTTATCTAAAAATTGGATTTCTTCCCTCACCCAATCCTGCTTTTTCTCTGCTTTTTTTCGTTTTTTCAATTCTCTTAATAACCACTCCTGTAAAAGCTGGATCCGGTCAGGAAGGGATATATTCTGCGCAAAGGAATAAAATTTTTCTCGAATTTGATCTTTGGAAATAAGCAGTTTCTTCCTTAACTTTATATCCTTAAATTGCATTCCTTCTGTACTTAAGTACTGAATATAGCGATCGATTATTTCTTTAAATTGGAGACTAGATTTTAGACGGATATTATGAACCCTTCTATCATATTCCTTTGATTTATCCTCATTAAGGAGATATTCTAATTGCTGAAAGGAGTCTTCTAGCTTTAGAGCCCCTCCCACACGGTGATTTAAATACTCAAAATAAGTCGTTTGCTGCATGTTCTCCTCACCTAATTCAGGAAGAACAGTGGCAACATAACTATTAAATAAAGGATTTGGAGAAAAAAGCATGATATTTTGAGAAGATAAAATTCCTCGATATCGGTATAACAAATAGGCTACCCGCTGTAAGGCGGCTGATGTTTTTCCACTTCCGGCAACCCCTTGGACAATCAATAGCTTGCTTTTTTCATTTCGAATGATTTGATTTTGTTCTTTTTGAATGGTTGCAACAATGCTTTTCATTTGTGTATTCGCATTGTTTCCTAATGCTTCCTGAAGAATTTGGTCGCCAATCGTGACACCCGTATCAAACATGCCAACAATTTCGCTATTACGAATAATAAATTGGCGTTTTAGCTTCATCTCCCCTTCAATCATTCCTTCAGGTGTCTCATATTTTGCAATTCCTGGCGCGTAATCATAATAAAGACTTGATATCGGTGCCCTCCAGTCATAGATTAGAAAATTTTCATTTTCCTTATCCATAAAAGAGGTGATTCCAATGTAAATGGATTCGTCAGAAGGATCTCCTTCTTCCTCAAAATCCACTCGTCCGAAATAAGGAGAGTTCTTTAATCTGGACAATGTTTTAATTTGTCGGTCCAATTGCTTTTCGCTTCTTTCCCGTTCTAAAAGCAGTTCTGTCTGCTGCTTAATACTAAAAAAAGTTTCATCGATATCATCCGGTCCATCCATATTAACCGTCACGTCATCCCAAAATGTTCTTCGAATTTCAAGAGCATCAGAACTTACTTTTTTAACATGTTGAGTTAAGCTGTCTATTTTTTGTTGAATTTCTTCGGCAATGAAATGGACCCTCTTCTGCTCAATTTGGTTATCCTGTTGTTCTCTACTCATGAAATCACTCCTAATGATTTTTTTAGCCGCTGCTTGACAGTAGATTTTTTTTGTGTTAATGTTAATATAGGATATTTATTTAATAACATAATTGATATACAAAAAAGGCTACAGCGTTTTTCATTCTAGCATGCAATGGCTGGAAATGCAAGGCTGTTTTTTGTGTTTTATGAAAATCTATGATTGCATTAGAATATATATACGTATTAAAAAGCCGTAAAGTCTTAATATCACATAGACTTTACGGCTTTTTTTGATCCCGCT from Cytobacillus dafuensis encodes:
- the helD gene encoding RNA polymerase recycling motor HelD, producing the protein MSREQQDNQIEQKRVHFIAEEIQQKIDSLTQHVKKVSSDALEIRRTFWDDVTVNMDGPDDIDETFFSIKQQTELLLERERSEKQLDRQIKTLSRLKNSPYFGRVDFEEEGDPSDESIYIGITSFMDKENENFLIYDWRAPISSLYYDYAPGIAKYETPEGMIEGEMKLKRQFIIRNSEIVGMFDTGVTIGDQILQEALGNNANTQMKSIVATIQKEQNQIIRNEKSKLLIVQGVAGSGKTSAALQRVAYLLYRYRGILSSQNIMLFSPNPLFNSYVATVLPELGEENMQQTTYFEYLNHRVGGALKLEDSFQQLEYLLNEDKSKEYDRRVHNIRLKSSLQFKEIIDRYIQYLSTEGMQFKDIKLRKKLLISKDQIREKFYSFAQNISLPDRIQLLQEWLLRELKKRKKAEKKQDWVREEIQFLDKEDYVDVFKRLQSEKRSDKYTFDDFEQEEKLLSEILVSRYYNPIIKQVKNKKFIDFIGIYKQLFNCDILEKAELGAAISWEDICANTLSRLNSMEMSYEDATPFVYLKDRIEGKKAHTSIRHVFIDEAQDYTPFQFAYIQQLFPKSKMTLLGDINQGIYTHSQEEDVMAAVDIDECEKETIVLTRSYRSTRPIVEFTKSLLKNGQQIEPFNRDGNRPTLTIVKKERLIPSVIEKVKDLKRSGHQTIAIICKTSKESAEVYSTIKADLPVRLMEKGTVSFEKGVLVIPSYLAKGIEFDAVIIYDASERSYGKESERRLFYTACTRAMHELHIFSAGKISPLLENSSDYLQVKSS